From a single Natronorubrum tibetense GA33 genomic region:
- a CDS encoding UbiA family prenyltransferase → MTRKNHQLSDESQTTVARHSALLARLLSSTGRFWNALVYSSTYLAMIAMAEVVIVSVLLSLSLTPAAVVVGLVVFAVYTNDRLADADTDAMSNPGQAGFVRRYRDVLYVLASVAYGLAVALSVLGGPVALAITLLPGALWVCYATDWIPDTGMHVRRLKDVFLLNTVVVALAWAVTLTFLPLAFVDGAVTMSALFVFTYFFLRVFTNTEISNVRDVEGDRAIGVRTIPVVFGVDWTRRILSGIDCCTAGLVAFAVYAGYIPSALAVPLLAGIVYSLGVTSLVGRYENERLLAKAAECEYLVVFVVLAFVVPMT, encoded by the coding sequence ATGACACGAAAAAACCATCAACTCTCAGACGAGAGTCAAACGACAGTAGCACGACACAGTGCGCTGCTCGCTCGGCTTCTCTCGAGTACCGGTCGGTTCTGGAACGCACTGGTGTACAGTTCGACGTATCTGGCAATGATCGCGATGGCCGAGGTGGTCATCGTCTCGGTTCTCCTCTCGCTGTCACTGACGCCGGCGGCGGTCGTCGTCGGACTGGTCGTCTTCGCCGTCTATACCAACGACCGCCTCGCGGACGCCGACACCGACGCGATGTCGAATCCCGGACAGGCTGGGTTCGTCAGACGGTATCGAGACGTCCTCTACGTGCTGGCATCGGTCGCCTACGGACTCGCCGTCGCGCTCTCCGTTCTCGGTGGTCCGGTCGCGCTCGCGATAACGCTGCTTCCGGGGGCGCTCTGGGTGTGTTATGCCACGGACTGGATTCCCGACACTGGCATGCACGTCCGTCGGTTGAAAGATGTCTTCCTCCTCAACACGGTCGTGGTCGCACTCGCGTGGGCCGTGACGCTGACGTTTCTTCCGCTCGCGTTCGTCGACGGCGCCGTCACGATGTCGGCGCTGTTCGTCTTCACGTACTTCTTTCTCCGGGTGTTCACGAACACGGAGATCTCGAACGTCCGTGACGTCGAAGGCGATCGGGCGATCGGTGTACGGACGATTCCGGTCGTCTTCGGCGTCGATTGGACGCGCAGGATCCTCTCCGGGATCGATTGCTGTACGGCCGGACTCGTCGCGTTCGCAGTCTACGCCGGATACATCCCGTCCGCGCTAGCCGTTCCGCTGCTCGCCGGAATCGTCTACTCCCTGGGCGTCACGTCGCTGGTCGGTCGGTACGAGAACGAGCGACTGCTGGCGAAGGCTGCCGAGTGCGAGTATCTCGTCGTCTTCGTCGTCCTTGCGTTCGTCGTACCGATGACCTGA
- a CDS encoding histidine kinase N-terminal 7TM domain-containing protein: protein MSGILLVTVAVGATAALLAWRERPEPGAVPLVVMLVGQCIWSALLVFDLEASTLGSKVFWANLRWIGVVAIPVGWLLFSLEYTGRDRYVQPRYVALISIVPALTVVFALADSSLLYTDSRLVSEDGMLLLSRTPGPWFWVIAAYTYLLGLLGAVPLLGLIRDDSLPFRGQSAALLVGIVAPWASNLLFLLGAIPIPGLDPTPVAFSISGVACLGALTRFQLFGTSPSPNPRARRLLFERMPDGAIVVDGHNYVVDINETGAAILGTVPSAVLGSPLRETVLDDSFVSSDGSVSVQRPFRSRDDERLYDVTATSITDVHDRTIGHVITFHDISEHVRQQQRHEVLNRVFRHNIRTETNVISSYAELLADGANQDVADEITSSARRIESLATKAREIIDVFEQSRESVEAISLEVLLGDVSTAVRAEYPNARIECESNLDGIYVADVLEPVLANLVENGIEHNTGPNPLVRIGVEAGDDRVRIRVADNGPGIDAYERSAVERGTETPLDHGSGLGLWLAKWGVEIAGGSVTFGANEPTGSVVTIEVPALSPSGESNDESNGVVP from the coding sequence CTGTCGGGGATATTACTTGTAACCGTGGCAGTCGGTGCAACGGCGGCACTCCTCGCCTGGAGGGAACGACCCGAACCGGGCGCCGTTCCACTCGTCGTGATGCTCGTCGGACAGTGCATCTGGTCGGCCCTCCTCGTTTTCGATCTGGAGGCATCGACGCTCGGCTCGAAGGTCTTCTGGGCGAACCTCAGGTGGATCGGCGTCGTCGCGATTCCGGTCGGCTGGCTGCTCTTCTCGCTCGAGTACACCGGCCGGGATCGGTACGTCCAGCCACGCTACGTCGCGCTCATATCGATCGTTCCGGCCCTCACCGTGGTCTTTGCACTGGCCGACAGTAGCCTGCTCTATACCGACTCGAGACTGGTTTCCGAAGACGGGATGCTGTTGTTGAGCCGGACCCCCGGCCCCTGGTTCTGGGTCATCGCCGCCTACACGTACCTGCTCGGACTGCTCGGAGCCGTCCCACTCCTGGGATTGATTCGGGACGACTCGCTGCCGTTCAGAGGGCAAAGCGCCGCCCTTCTGGTCGGCATCGTGGCGCCGTGGGCGAGTAATCTCCTCTTTCTCCTGGGAGCCATTCCGATCCCGGGTCTCGACCCTACACCGGTCGCCTTTTCGATCTCCGGGGTCGCCTGCCTCGGCGCACTCACGCGGTTTCAACTCTTCGGGACGAGTCCGTCGCCGAACCCGCGTGCACGCCGACTGCTCTTCGAGCGGATGCCGGACGGTGCCATCGTCGTCGACGGACACAACTACGTCGTCGATATCAACGAAACCGGTGCGGCGATTCTGGGAACGGTTCCCAGTGCTGTGCTGGGGAGCCCGCTTCGAGAGACCGTTCTCGACGATTCATTCGTCTCGTCGGACGGGTCGGTCTCGGTTCAACGCCCCTTTCGAAGCAGAGACGACGAGCGGCTGTACGACGTGACAGCGACGAGTATCACCGACGTCCACGATCGAACGATCGGCCACGTCATCACGTTTCACGATATCAGCGAGCACGTGCGACAGCAACAGCGCCACGAGGTCCTGAACCGTGTGTTCAGGCACAACATCCGAACGGAAACGAACGTCATCAGCAGCTACGCGGAACTCCTCGCAGACGGAGCGAATCAGGACGTCGCCGACGAAATTACGTCGAGTGCGAGACGTATCGAATCGCTGGCGACCAAAGCCCGTGAAATCATCGACGTCTTCGAACAGAGTCGAGAATCGGTCGAGGCCATCTCACTCGAGGTGCTTCTCGGCGACGTAAGCACGGCCGTCCGTGCCGAGTACCCGAACGCTCGCATCGAATGCGAGTCGAATCTGGACGGCATCTACGTCGCCGACGTTCTCGAGCCCGTGTTGGCAAACCTCGTCGAAAACGGCATCGAACACAACACCGGCCCGAACCCGCTCGTTCGAATCGGGGTCGAGGCGGGCGACGACCGGGTTCGGATCCGTGTCGCCGATAACGGCCCCGGAATCGACGCCTACGAACGATCGGCGGTCGAACGCGGGACCGAGACGCCGCTCGACCACGGGAGCGGCCTCGGCCTCTGGTTGGCCAAGTGGGGTGTCGAAATCGCGGGCGGCTCGGTGACCTTCGGGGCGAACGAGCCGACCGGATCGGTCGTCACTATCGAGGTTCCGGCGTTGTCCCCGTCCGGGGAATCGAACGACGAGTCGAACGGAGTCGTGCCCTGA
- a CDS encoding phenylalanine--tRNA ligase beta subunit-related protein, whose amino-acid sequence MPTVDINPDELRELTGREEKSDDELKDDLFGLGLEFEGLTEDGEFELEFAPDRLDRLSVEGVARSMRYQYGDARGVHVPSPNSAEWTIEVDESVPDERPYVTGAVIRDVNLDEDALDSLIQLQEKLHATMGRKRAKGAIGIHDLTMLKGGSATEGASTIRYVGVEPGEDRFVPLDSDEEMTPAAVLETHQTGQTYADLVSGYDRYPAIYDDIGLFSFPPVINGRRTEVSTDSRDLFVEMTGTDQWTIDKMLNIVCYALSARGATIEDVTVEYPDSESANADSDGSRTQSGGHELVRPDLSTKTKTVAHSRIETILGIDLDPDEVIDLAERSGLDATKTEDGETGDGKESTITPLEDRDGLEERDAADSSGTSQATDDAASSGDLVYEVTIPPYRVDVLHPLDVIDDLGRAYGFNELEPTYPDVGTVGGRHERSRLERAVRTQLVGLGFEDLLNFHMTNEAENYERLEIAPGADAYGAGEPATIKEPYSEDYTILRTWLLPSLMMVLERNTHRSYPQHLSEVGFRAALDESENTGVGESRHVGAVLANHDAGYEDAKARLQALARNFDVDLETPPTEHPAFISGRTASVVIDGEDIGIVGEIHPKALVEYDLEVPVAAFEFDLEALR is encoded by the coding sequence ATGCCCACCGTCGATATCAACCCCGACGAACTGCGAGAGCTGACCGGCCGCGAGGAAAAGAGCGACGACGAACTCAAAGACGACCTGTTCGGACTCGGCCTCGAGTTCGAGGGGCTGACCGAGGACGGCGAGTTCGAACTCGAGTTCGCGCCGGACCGACTCGATCGGCTCTCGGTCGAGGGCGTCGCGCGATCGATGCGCTACCAGTACGGCGACGCCCGCGGTGTCCACGTCCCCTCACCGAACTCGGCGGAGTGGACCATCGAGGTCGACGAGTCGGTGCCGGACGAACGGCCGTACGTCACAGGCGCGGTGATCCGCGACGTGAACCTCGACGAGGACGCCCTCGATTCGCTCATCCAGTTACAGGAGAAGCTCCACGCGACGATGGGGCGCAAGCGGGCGAAGGGCGCGATCGGAATTCACGATCTGACGATGCTCAAGGGCGGTTCCGCGACGGAGGGGGCCTCGACCATCCGGTACGTCGGCGTCGAACCCGGCGAGGATCGGTTCGTCCCGCTCGACTCCGACGAGGAGATGACGCCCGCGGCGGTCCTCGAGACCCACCAGACCGGCCAAACGTACGCCGACCTCGTCAGCGGCTACGACCGTTACCCCGCGATCTACGACGATATCGGGCTGTTCTCGTTCCCGCCGGTGATCAACGGTCGACGCACCGAGGTCTCGACGGACTCTCGAGACCTGTTCGTCGAGATGACGGGCACCGACCAGTGGACGATCGACAAGATGCTGAACATCGTCTGCTACGCGCTCTCGGCGCGCGGGGCGACGATCGAGGACGTCACGGTGGAATATCCCGATAGCGAGTCCGCGAACGCGGACTCGGACGGGAGCCGGACGCAGTCCGGCGGACACGAACTCGTCCGGCCGGATCTCTCGACGAAGACGAAGACGGTCGCACACAGCCGCATCGAAACCATTCTCGGGATCGATCTCGACCCCGACGAAGTGATCGATCTAGCCGAACGATCCGGACTCGATGCCACGAAAACCGAGGACGGAGAGACGGGCGACGGCAAGGAAAGCACCATCACGCCGCTGGAGGATCGAGATGGGCTCGAGGAACGAGACGCCGCGGACAGTTCGGGCACGTCCCAGGCAACCGACGACGCCGCGTCGTCGGGCGACCTCGTCTACGAGGTCACCATCCCACCCTACCGCGTCGACGTGCTCCACCCGCTGGACGTTATCGACGACCTCGGACGGGCCTACGGCTTCAACGAACTCGAGCCGACCTACCCCGACGTGGGGACCGTCGGCGGCCGCCACGAGCGCTCACGCCTCGAGCGCGCCGTGCGCACCCAACTCGTTGGGCTCGGCTTCGAGGATCTGCTAAACTTCCACATGACCAACGAGGCGGAAAACTACGAACGTCTCGAGATAGCGCCAGGGGCGGACGCCTACGGGGCCGGCGAGCCCGCGACAATCAAGGAGCCCTACAGCGAGGACTACACAATCCTCCGGACGTGGCTGCTCCCTTCGCTCATGATGGTCCTCGAGCGAAACACCCACCGGTCGTACCCACAACACCTCTCGGAGGTCGGCTTCCGCGCGGCGCTCGACGAGAGCGAGAACACCGGGGTCGGCGAGAGCCGTCACGTCGGAGCCGTCCTCGCAAACCACGACGCGGGCTATGAGGACGCCAAGGCGCGGCTACAAGCGCTCGCACGCAACTTCGACGTCGACCTCGAGACGCCACCGACGGAGCATCCCGCCTTCATTTCGGGTCGAACCGCGTCAGTCGTGATCGACGGCGAAGATATCGGAATCGTCGGCGAAATCCATCCGAAGGCGCTGGTCGAGTACGACCTCGAGGTACCGGTTGCGGCGTTCGAGTTCGATCTCGAGGCGCTGCGGTAG
- a CDS encoding SymE family type I addiction module toxin has translation MVRKKKLSPSGAKDEDGNYHNVHLNLHEDELEVAGMDIGDEVFVRVRGGKIIIQKADEEDVEHEF, from the coding sequence ATGGTACGGAAAAAGAAGCTGAGTCCAAGCGGTGCGAAAGACGAAGACGGTAACTATCACAACGTCCACCTCAACCTCCACGAGGACGAACTTGAGGTCGCGGGCATGGATATCGGTGACGAAGTCTTCGTCCGGGTCCGGGGCGGGAAGATCATCATCCAGAAAGCGGACGAAGAGGACGTCGAACACGAATTCTAA
- the pheS gene encoding phenylalanine--tRNA ligase subunit alpha, producing MQLPAQQVAVLEAASADEAESVDALAAATDLPPETVTGAVFELEEAGLVAVAERVDETITLTDEGVEYADERLPEVRLYEAALEAGADGDPVQMGQVIGASGLEGPQVDIALSNYARKGYGVIDSGEITADPDADPSTDAEANALAALPGKDAVPVDGTDADEGTLEQLERRGLLERTESTVREVTLTERAVTELMAGLETAETVGQVTPELLTSGEWEDVEFAEYNVEADAEQFEGGKVHILRQMSERVKDVLVGMGFQEMDGPHADADFWINDCLFMPQDHPARTHWDRFALEQPTHIDDLPEDLVERVERAHREGIGEDSEGYHSPWDEDFARALALRGHTTSLSTRYLSGEEIGEIEPPARYFSVEKAYRNDTLDATHLLEFYQIEGWVMAEDLSVRDLMGTFEEFYAQFGIEDIQFKPHYNPYTEPSFELFGTHPTTGELIEIGNSGIFREEMLEPLGVECDVMAWGLALERLAMLTTGAEDIRDLHGTLADLEFLRNAEVTY from the coding sequence ATGCAACTTCCAGCACAACAGGTCGCGGTCTTAGAGGCCGCGAGCGCAGACGAGGCGGAGTCCGTCGACGCCCTCGCTGCGGCGACCGACCTCCCTCCCGAGACCGTCACCGGCGCGGTGTTCGAACTCGAGGAGGCGGGGCTGGTCGCCGTCGCGGAACGCGTCGACGAAACGATCACGCTCACCGACGAGGGCGTCGAATACGCGGACGAGCGACTTCCCGAGGTTCGGCTCTACGAGGCCGCGCTCGAGGCCGGCGCAGACGGCGATCCCGTCCAGATGGGGCAGGTCATCGGCGCCTCGGGACTCGAGGGCCCGCAGGTCGACATCGCACTCTCGAACTACGCCCGCAAGGGGTACGGCGTCATCGACAGCGGCGAGATCACGGCCGATCCGGACGCGGATCCGAGCACGGACGCGGAGGCGAACGCGCTCGCGGCGCTTCCCGGCAAGGACGCCGTGCCGGTCGACGGCACCGACGCCGACGAGGGGACGCTCGAGCAACTCGAGCGCCGCGGACTGCTCGAGCGAACCGAGTCGACCGTCCGCGAGGTGACGCTGACCGAACGCGCCGTCACCGAACTGATGGCCGGCCTCGAGACGGCCGAGACGGTCGGACAGGTCACGCCGGAACTCCTGACCAGCGGGGAATGGGAAGACGTCGAGTTCGCCGAGTACAACGTCGAGGCCGACGCCGAGCAGTTCGAGGGCGGAAAGGTTCACATCCTCCGGCAGATGTCCGAACGCGTCAAAGACGTCCTCGTCGGCATGGGCTTCCAGGAGATGGACGGCCCGCACGCCGACGCGGACTTCTGGATCAACGACTGCCTGTTCATGCCGCAGGATCATCCCGCGCGGACCCACTGGGATCGGTTCGCCTTAGAGCAACCGACCCATATCGACGACCTTCCCGAAGACCTCGTCGAGCGCGTCGAACGGGCCCACCGAGAGGGCATCGGCGAGGACAGCGAGGGCTATCACTCCCCGTGGGACGAGGACTTCGCCCGTGCGCTCGCGCTTCGGGGCCACACGACCTCGCTGTCGACCCGATACCTTTCGGGCGAAGAGATCGGCGAGATCGAGCCGCCAGCGCGCTACTTCAGCGTCGAGAAAGCCTATCGAAACGACACCTTAGACGCGACTCACCTGCTCGAGTTCTATCAGATCGAGGGCTGGGTGATGGCCGAGGATCTCTCGGTTCGGGACCTCATGGGCACCTTCGAGGAGTTCTACGCCCAGTTCGGGATCGAGGACATTCAGTTCAAACCCCACTACAACCCCTACACGGAGCCCAGCTTCGAGCTGTTCGGCACCCACCCCACGACGGGCGAACTGATCGAGATCGGAAACTCCGGCATCTTCCGCGAGGAGATGCTCGAACCACTCGGTGTAGAGTGCGACGTGATGGCGTGGGGACTCGCCTTAGAGCGACTTGCCATGCTGACCACCGGCGCGGAGGACATCCGCGACCTGCACGGGACGCTCGCCGACCTCGAGTTCCTGCGGAACGCGGAGGTGACCTACTGA